The following coding sequences are from one Microbulbifer sp. TB1203 window:
- a CDS encoding porin — translation MKKTAISLAIVALTPALASAEVFEFYGKANVDFQSADEGEGSNTDIKSNASRLGVKGELPFDNGIKGIYKMEYQVDIDGDAEETFEQRNIYAGLEGGFGQVIGGKFDTPMKVAQNKVDLFNDLEGDIKSVISRSDNRESNSLQYTTPSFAGFKLSTDYISHQDEVIGQDEFGEDITRDNGTSVSLAYDNYGVYLAYAYDQNVEANDWDVQRLVAQYNIGPVQVGALYEEQERPDGSEQDGWMASAAYKINAWTLKAQYGESDIVVAEAETYSLGVDYKLSAAAKVFGFFTDETAANDYERSYAGIGTEFKF, via the coding sequence ATGAAAAAGACCGCAATCTCCCTGGCCATCGTCGCCCTGACTCCGGCCCTGGCCAGCGCCGAGGTATTCGAGTTCTACGGCAAGGCCAATGTGGACTTTCAATCCGCCGACGAGGGCGAAGGCTCCAATACCGATATCAAGAGCAATGCCTCCCGCCTGGGCGTGAAGGGCGAGTTGCCCTTCGACAACGGAATCAAGGGTATCTACAAGATGGAGTACCAGGTGGATATCGACGGGGACGCCGAGGAAACCTTCGAGCAGCGCAACATCTACGCGGGCCTGGAGGGCGGCTTCGGTCAGGTGATCGGCGGCAAGTTCGATACTCCGATGAAGGTGGCGCAGAACAAGGTCGATCTGTTCAACGACCTGGAAGGCGATATCAAGAGCGTTATCAGCAGGAGCGACAACCGCGAATCCAACAGTCTGCAGTACACCACGCCCTCTTTCGCCGGCTTCAAGCTGTCCACCGACTACATCAGCCACCAGGACGAGGTAATCGGCCAGGATGAGTTCGGCGAGGATATCACCCGCGACAACGGCACTTCCGTGTCCCTCGCCTACGATAACTACGGCGTCTACCTGGCCTACGCCTACGACCAGAACGTAGAAGCCAACGACTGGGATGTACAGCGCCTTGTGGCCCAGTACAACATTGGCCCGGTGCAGGTAGGTGCGCTTTACGAAGAACAGGAAAGGCCCGACGGCAGCGAACAGGATGGCTGGATGGCCTCCGCCGCCTACAAGATCAATGCCTGGACCCTGAAGGCCCAGTACGGCGAATCCGATATCGTAGTGGCCGAGGCGGAAACCTACAGCCTGGGTGTGGACTACAAGCTGTCCGCTGCGGCCAAGGTGTTCGGTTTCTTTACCGACGAAACCGCGGCGAACGATTACGAGCGCAGTTACGCTGGTATCGGTACCGAGTTCAAGTTCTAA
- the msbA gene encoding lipid A export permease/ATP-binding protein MsbA — MDKIANPAAPDRRGSKTYRRLLSYALPLWPVFALAVFGFMLFSLMNVSLIAVTELLLDAVGTGIQEGRGFLSRYVAGYFPGGVMPQEIARWLIPLAMLGIILFRAIGNFIGSYGLAYVARSVIHKLRTELFSHIGELPSAYFDRYTGAYLISKVSYNVEQVTNSITKALKILIRESFTTIGLLTYLLMVNWKLTLTFFLFAPLIAVIVRTVGKRFRKLSHRIQNTMGDVTHVTQEAIGGYQVVRMYGGREYENARFVAASDNNRQQYMKLVVADNGSVSVIQVLVGVATASIVWLALAPGMVEAMTAGVFASYIGAAASLAKPVRNLSEVYADIQKGVAAAESIFEVIDAPKEPRGGTTHLPSPVRGAVTFEQLGFRYDEAAPPVLTDIDFFVEPGQTVALVGASGSGKSTLVSLLARFYEPTSGRILLDGVDITKVPLEELRRQIGMVSQNIVLFNDTVYRNIAYGELQSRTPEEVRRAVELAHASDFIDELPEGLHTVLGDNAQMLSGGQRQRLAIARALLKDAPVLILDEATSALDNESERAIQMALAEVMKNRTTFVIAHRLSTIESADRILVMEQGAIIESGTHAELLAWGGRYATLLQQQT, encoded by the coding sequence ATGGATAAAATCGCCAACCCGGCGGCGCCCGATCGCCGGGGATCGAAAACCTACCGCCGCCTGCTCTCCTACGCTCTGCCTCTCTGGCCGGTCTTCGCCCTCGCGGTGTTCGGTTTCATGCTGTTTTCTCTCATGAATGTCAGCCTGATCGCAGTGACCGAGCTGTTGCTCGACGCGGTGGGGACGGGCATCCAAGAGGGCCGTGGTTTTCTCTCCAGATATGTCGCCGGCTATTTTCCCGGCGGGGTCATGCCCCAGGAGATCGCGCGCTGGCTGATACCGCTGGCGATGTTGGGAATTATTCTGTTTCGGGCCATCGGCAATTTTATCGGCAGCTACGGCCTGGCCTATGTGGCGCGCTCGGTGATCCACAAGCTGCGCACGGAACTTTTTTCCCATATTGGCGAATTGCCCAGTGCCTATTTCGATCGCTATACCGGCGCCTACCTGATTTCCAAGGTGTCCTACAATGTGGAGCAGGTGACCAACTCCATTACCAAGGCATTGAAAATCCTGATCCGGGAATCCTTTACCACCATCGGCCTGCTCACCTACCTGCTTATGGTGAACTGGAAACTGACCCTGACTTTTTTCCTGTTCGCGCCACTGATCGCCGTAATCGTGCGCACCGTGGGCAAGCGTTTTCGCAAACTGAGCCATCGCATCCAGAACACCATGGGGGATGTGACCCACGTGACCCAGGAAGCGATCGGCGGCTACCAGGTGGTGCGCATGTACGGTGGGCGCGAATATGAAAATGCCCGCTTTGTCGCCGCCAGCGACAACAACCGCCAGCAGTATATGAAGCTGGTGGTGGCGGACAATGGCAGCGTATCGGTAATCCAGGTACTGGTGGGTGTGGCCACCGCTTCCATCGTCTGGCTCGCGCTGGCGCCGGGAATGGTAGAGGCCATGACCGCCGGGGTTTTCGCCTCCTATATCGGTGCCGCGGCTTCGCTGGCCAAGCCGGTGCGCAACCTGTCGGAGGTCTACGCAGATATCCAGAAGGGTGTGGCCGCGGCGGAAAGTATCTTTGAAGTGATCGACGCGCCCAAGGAGCCCCGCGGCGGTACCACGCATCTGCCGTCGCCGGTGCGCGGCGCGGTGACCTTCGAGCAGCTGGGCTTCCGCTACGACGAAGCCGCGCCTCCGGTGCTGACGGACATCGATTTTTTCGTGGAGCCGGGGCAGACGGTAGCGCTGGTGGGCGCCTCCGGTTCCGGCAAGAGCACTCTGGTCAGCCTGTTGGCGCGCTTCTACGAACCGACCAGCGGGCGCATTCTGCTGGACGGTGTGGATATCACCAAAGTGCCCCTGGAGGAACTGCGCCGGCAGATCGGCATGGTGTCGCAGAATATCGTATTGTTTAACGATACCGTGTACCGCAATATCGCCTATGGGGAATTGCAGTCGCGCACGCCGGAAGAAGTGCGGCGGGCCGTGGAGCTGGCTCACGCCAGCGATTTTATCGACGAGCTGCCGGAGGGCCTGCACACGGTGCTCGGGGACAATGCCCAGATGCTCTCCGGCGGCCAGCGCCAACGCCTGGCCATCGCCCGCGCGCTGCTCAAGGACGCACCGGTCCTGATACTCGATGAGGCTACCTCCGCGCTGGACAATGAGTCTGAGCGCGCCATTCAAATGGCGCTGGCGGAGGTGATGAAAAATCGCACCACTTTTGTGATTGCCCACCGGCTCAGCACTATTGAAAGTGCCGATCGCATTCTGGTGATGGAGCAGGGGGCGATTATCGAGAGCGGTACCCATGCCGAACTGCTCGCATGGGGCGGTCGTTACGCCACTTTACTACAGCAGCAGACCTGA
- a CDS encoding biopolymer transporter ExbD codes for MQFRRQAREQDGVNLTPLIDVVFLLLIFFMVSTTFTKESHLKLDLPEAAGPQADNPPSAIEVVINADGSYAVDGRALINKKLATLKSALSEVSAGEYNRPLVITADAIAQHQAVVRAMDAAGQLGFVHLSITTRQPSGEQETGD; via the coding sequence ATGCAGTTTCGCCGCCAGGCCCGGGAACAGGATGGAGTCAACCTCACGCCGCTGATCGACGTGGTGTTCCTGCTGCTGATTTTCTTTATGGTCTCCACCACCTTTACCAAGGAGAGCCACCTGAAGCTGGACCTGCCTGAAGCGGCGGGGCCCCAGGCGGACAACCCGCCCAGCGCCATCGAGGTAGTGATCAATGCGGATGGCTCCTACGCAGTGGACGGCCGCGCGCTGATCAATAAAAAGCTGGCCACCCTGAAATCGGCGCTGTCGGAAGTTTCCGCGGGCGAGTACAATCGCCCACTCGTTATCACGGCCGATGCCATTGCCCAGCACCAGGCTGTGGTCCGTGCCATGGATGCCGCCGGCCAGTTGGGTTTCGTCCATCTGAGCATCACGACGCGGCAGCCCTCCGGAGAGCAGGAAACGGGGGATTGA
- a CDS encoding MotA/TolQ/ExbB proton channel family protein gives MLEIIKSGGWLMLPILLCSVAVIAICIERLWTLNPRRIAPRTLLGEVWGWLKNNQISGDKLKELRDSSHLGRIFAAGLSNSRHGRDVMKDSIEEAASQVVHELERFLGALGTIAAVAPLIGLLGTVVGMIQVFTAIMLEGTGNAGVLAGGISQALITTAAGLTVAIPALMAHRYFQRRVDTIVVTMEQEAVKLVDALHSDRRIEAA, from the coding sequence GTGTTGGAAATAATAAAATCCGGCGGCTGGTTGATGCTGCCTATCCTGCTCTGTTCCGTTGCCGTCATCGCCATTTGTATCGAGCGCCTGTGGACCCTGAATCCACGCAGAATTGCCCCCCGCACCCTGCTGGGTGAAGTCTGGGGGTGGTTGAAAAACAATCAGATCAGTGGCGACAAGCTCAAAGAGTTGCGGGATTCCAGCCATCTGGGCCGCATCTTCGCCGCCGGCCTGTCCAACTCCCGCCACGGCCGCGATGTGATGAAGGACAGTATCGAAGAGGCCGCCAGTCAGGTGGTACACGAACTGGAACGCTTCCTCGGCGCTCTCGGTACCATCGCCGCGGTGGCGCCGCTGATTGGCCTGCTGGGGACGGTGGTGGGGATGATCCAGGTGTTTACCGCAATCATGCTGGAGGGCACCGGCAATGCGGGTGTGCTCGCGGGTGGTATCTCCCAGGCGCTGATCACCACCGCCGCCGGCCTCACCGTGGCAATTCCCGCGCTGATGGCGCACCGCTACTTCCAGCGCCGGGTGGACACCATCGTGGTCACTATGGAGCAGGAGGCCGTCAAGCTGGTGGATGCGCTGCACAGCGACCGCCGTATCGAAGCGGCCTGA
- a CDS encoding DNA internalization-related competence protein ComEC/Rec2 translates to MQWAAGARTAEERNSLSLTLLLWSYALAIAAVGCLPRIPPPIFLAALAAALLCCALLLPSRRRLVPLLLAVFAGAGWGSWHNRQALEERLPLSAHGADFLLQLEVVSLPESRVSALRDGDSEAAVNLRFSARVLGQLDGGELSSPPQGQLLDLTWYRADAEVRRQLRAGSRWNLPVRLKRPRGSVNPHGFDYEGWLLRRGVYATGYVRPGDHTPQFLDSFKGLPAMRHWLRDRLVEQPARRPELLRALLLGDRSGLDSDDRRLLRETGTAHLLAISGLHVGMVAGFFLLIGNLLGRLMGAVTGISFFTPAVFLALAGSLGYTLLAGTPLSAQRALAMTWVLLLAWQWRRRIGPGLAYSLALALVLTLQPLAFFGAGFWLSFIAVGALLLAFSHRVRLRRDAEDTEPGYARRIGRGFAGLLFSQWVVTLALLLPSLVFFSGFSLAGMLMNLVAIPWLGLLILPMLLLGTLLIWTPVGGWFIGFAGWQLDLLMGFLEQGRSLLPAWQTLALPLGTFGLFLAALGVLLLLLPAGLPGRRLGWLFLLPPLLPFLPQVNGEDDLRVTVLDVGQGLAVVLRTRQQRLLYDTGPLSGSGWSAGSQIIAPYLLGEGIPALDTVVVSHGDRDHAGGLVGLVETVPPGRVIAPGLLADRFNNFPQRMTANCRAGEKETLGDLNLLWLWPEDGEVSGEENDHSCVALVEWRGVRLLLAGDISSGVEQQLALRYPDLAPVDFLLAPHHGSRSSSSAAFIRWAQPANVIFSAGFRHHFGHPHPEVVERYRDAGARIWNTASSGAVTFSWSGAKEPRISLARDAGRFWYRKSADK, encoded by the coding sequence ATGCAATGGGCGGCGGGCGCAAGAACGGCGGAAGAGCGGAACTCGCTTTCGCTGACCCTGTTGCTTTGGAGCTACGCCCTGGCGATCGCCGCCGTGGGCTGCCTGCCCCGGATTCCCCCGCCCATATTCCTCGCCGCACTGGCCGCCGCGCTCCTCTGCTGCGCCCTGTTGCTGCCGTCCCGCCGGCGCCTTGTGCCGCTGCTTTTGGCGGTATTTGCCGGGGCGGGGTGGGGCAGCTGGCACAACCGGCAGGCACTGGAGGAGCGCCTGCCGCTCAGTGCCCACGGTGCCGACTTCCTGTTACAGCTCGAAGTGGTTTCCCTGCCGGAAAGCCGGGTCTCCGCCCTCCGCGACGGCGATTCCGAAGCCGCGGTCAATCTGCGTTTCAGCGCGCGGGTGCTGGGGCAGTTGGACGGCGGGGAACTTTCATCGCCGCCCCAGGGGCAACTGCTGGATCTCACCTGGTACCGGGCGGATGCCGAAGTCCGCCGCCAACTGCGCGCCGGCAGCCGCTGGAATTTGCCGGTGCGCCTCAAGCGCCCCCGCGGCAGCGTCAATCCCCACGGTTTTGATTACGAGGGCTGGCTGCTGCGCCGCGGCGTTTACGCCACCGGCTATGTGCGCCCAGGGGATCACACGCCGCAATTTCTCGACAGCTTCAAGGGGCTGCCGGCGATGCGCCACTGGCTGCGGGACCGGCTGGTGGAGCAGCCGGCGCGGCGCCCGGAGCTGTTGCGCGCGCTTCTGCTGGGTGACCGCAGCGGTCTGGACAGCGACGACCGCCGCCTGCTGCGGGAGACGGGCACCGCGCACCTGCTGGCGATTTCCGGCCTGCATGTGGGCATGGTGGCCGGCTTCTTCCTGCTGATCGGCAATCTGCTGGGGCGCCTTATGGGCGCGGTGACCGGGATCTCATTCTTTACGCCGGCGGTGTTTCTCGCCCTGGCCGGCTCCCTGGGCTACACGCTGCTGGCGGGGACGCCGCTGTCCGCACAGCGGGCCCTGGCGATGACCTGGGTGTTGCTGCTCGCGTGGCAGTGGCGGCGCAGAATCGGTCCCGGTCTCGCCTACAGCCTGGCGTTGGCGTTGGTATTGACGCTGCAACCGCTGGCATTTTTCGGCGCCGGTTTCTGGCTCTCCTTTATCGCGGTGGGGGCGCTGCTGCTCGCTTTCAGCCATCGCGTGCGGCTGCGGCGGGACGCAGAGGATACCGAACCGGGGTACGCTCGCCGGATAGGCCGCGGTTTTGCCGGCCTGCTGTTCAGCCAGTGGGTGGTGACGTTGGCATTGCTGTTGCCTTCACTGGTGTTTTTCTCCGGTTTCAGTCTCGCCGGGATGTTGATGAACCTGGTGGCGATCCCCTGGCTGGGCCTGCTGATACTGCCGATGCTGCTGTTGGGTACCCTGTTGATCTGGACTCCGGTGGGCGGTTGGTTTATCGGTTTTGCCGGTTGGCAACTGGATCTGCTGATGGGGTTTCTCGAACAGGGCCGCAGCCTGCTGCCGGCCTGGCAGACACTGGCTCTGCCGCTGGGAACCTTCGGCCTGTTTCTGGCGGCGCTGGGTGTGTTGCTGTTGCTGCTGCCCGCGGGATTACCCGGGCGCCGGTTGGGCTGGCTGTTTCTGTTGCCGCCGCTGCTGCCGTTTCTGCCTCAGGTAAATGGAGAGGATGACCTGCGGGTAACTGTGCTGGACGTGGGGCAGGGGCTGGCGGTGGTGCTGCGCACGCGTCAGCAGCGCCTGCTCTACGACACCGGGCCTCTTTCCGGATCAGGTTGGAGCGCGGGCAGCCAAATAATTGCGCCCTATCTCCTCGGGGAGGGTATACCGGCTCTGGATACGGTTGTGGTCAGCCACGGCGACCGGGATCACGCCGGTGGCCTCGTCGGGCTGGTGGAAACCGTACCGCCTGGCCGGGTCATAGCTCCCGGCCTCCTGGCTGACAGATTCAACAACTTTCCGCAGCGGATGACCGCCAACTGCAGGGCCGGGGAGAAGGAAACGCTGGGTGATCTCAATCTGCTGTGGCTCTGGCCCGAAGACGGGGAGGTCTCCGGGGAGGAAAATGACCACAGCTGCGTGGCCCTGGTCGAGTGGCGCGGCGTGCGCCTCCTGTTGGCCGGGGATATCTCCAGTGGGGTTGAGCAGCAGCTCGCCCTGCGCTATCCGGACCTGGCGCCAGTGGATTTCCTGCTCGCGCCACATCACGGTTCCCGAAGTTCCTCCTCGGCGGCGTTTATTCGCTGGGCGCAACCGGCGAACGTGATCTTCAGTGCCGGTTTCCGCCACCACTTCGGCCACCCGCATCCGGAGGTGGTGGAGCGCTATCGCGATGCTGGCGCCCGTATCTGGAATACCGCGAGCAGCGGTGCAGTCACCTTCTCCTGGTCGGGGGCGAAAGAGCCTCGGATTTCGCTGGCCCGCGACGCCGGGCGCTTCTGGTATCGCAAATCCGCCGATAAATAG